One window of the Devosia sp. 2618 genome contains the following:
- a CDS encoding 5-oxoprolinase subunit PxpA yields the protein MTSIDLNADLGEGMGTDEDLLEIVSSASIACGGHAGDAATIRHILKVCKARGVRAGAHPGYVDPARFGRFRLVMPLDKLLGQIRSQMFLVRFIADEVGVPLAYVKLHGALANQTAEELAFAIGIFATVQAMDGQMAVLALDNSEQVRAAKAVGMPLIREAYADRAYTAEGLLVPRTQEGAVIHDAELVIERCLRLAKDGEIVAIDGTVLKSDARSICVHGDTPGAVELARDVRDALEGEGVTIGAGEPEVEQTEA from the coding sequence ATGACATCCATTGATCTCAATGCCGACCTTGGCGAAGGCATGGGGACCGATGAGGATTTGCTCGAGATTGTCTCCAGTGCCTCGATTGCCTGCGGTGGACATGCCGGCGATGCGGCAACCATTCGGCATATCCTCAAGGTGTGTAAGGCGCGGGGCGTTCGGGCTGGCGCGCATCCTGGCTATGTCGATCCGGCCCGGTTCGGGCGCTTTCGGCTGGTCATGCCGCTGGATAAACTTTTGGGGCAAATCCGCAGCCAGATGTTCCTCGTGCGCTTCATTGCCGACGAGGTTGGCGTGCCGCTGGCCTATGTCAAACTGCACGGCGCATTGGCCAATCAGACCGCTGAGGAACTGGCTTTCGCGATTGGCATTTTCGCAACGGTGCAGGCCATGGATGGCCAGATGGCGGTGCTGGCGCTCGATAACAGCGAACAGGTTCGGGCCGCCAAGGCCGTTGGCATGCCGCTGATCCGCGAGGCGTATGCTGACCGCGCCTATACGGCAGAGGGGCTGCTAGTGCCCAGGACGCAGGAGGGGGCCGTTATCCACGACGCCGAACTGGTCATCGAGCGCTGCCTGCGGCTGGCAAAGGACGGCGAGATCGTCGCTATTGATGGAACTGTGCTGAAGTCAGACGCCCGCTCGATCTGTGTACACGGCGATACACCCGGTGCGGTCGAACTGGCGCGCGATGTCCGCGATGCGCTTGAGGGCGAGGGTGTCACCATCGGCGCGGGCGAACCCGAAGTTGAACAGACTGAAGCCTAG
- a CDS encoding MurR/RpiR family transcriptional regulator, with protein MVLAGIDAFSARLQARMAELPTTMRRIAIYFDHNRAEVMSRSANELAHAARTSDATIIRTAKALGYSGLPQLKRTLADLMTETSPAEGFSQTAKASNADARRAAVQILALQKRQIDELDSDAQLENLMAVATKLHAARRIVLFGIGPTAHIVGYLSHLLARHGRETALLDTAGSALADQLLGLRQGDTVLAFSYGRTYPEVEAVMNEAAVVGVPIILVTDKASARKARNMEMVVEVPRGEARGMALHGSTMVWGETLVVALSLMDAPAATASLNRLSRLRKTLASN; from the coding sequence GTGGTTTTGGCCGGTATCGACGCGTTTTCGGCAAGACTGCAGGCCCGCATGGCAGAACTGCCAACGACCATGCGGCGCATTGCCATCTATTTCGATCACAACCGCGCCGAGGTGATGTCGCGCTCGGCAAACGAGCTGGCCCACGCCGCCAGAACGTCAGACGCGACCATCATCCGCACCGCCAAGGCACTGGGGTATTCGGGCCTGCCGCAGCTCAAGCGCACACTCGCCGACCTCATGACGGAAACCTCGCCGGCCGAAGGCTTCAGCCAAACCGCCAAAGCATCCAATGCCGATGCGCGCCGCGCCGCCGTTCAGATCCTCGCTTTGCAGAAGCGCCAGATCGATGAGTTGGACAGCGATGCGCAGCTTGAAAATCTGATGGCGGTGGCGACGAAATTACACGCTGCCAGGCGCATCGTGCTGTTCGGTATCGGCCCGACTGCGCATATCGTGGGATATCTGTCGCATCTGCTCGCCCGGCATGGGCGGGAAACCGCTCTCCTCGATACGGCTGGCAGTGCCTTGGCTGACCAACTGCTGGGCCTCCGCCAAGGCGACACCGTACTCGCCTTTTCCTATGGCCGGACCTATCCCGAAGTCGAGGCCGTGATGAATGAGGCCGCTGTCGTCGGCGTGCCGATCATCCTCGTCACGGACAAGGCATCGGCACGAAAAGCGCGAAACATGGAAATGGTTGTCGAAGTGCCTCGCGGCGAAGCCCGCGGGATGGCACTGCATGGCAGCACGATGGTGTGGGGCGAGACACTGGTCGTGGCACTGTCGCTTATGGATGCGCCAGCGGCAACTGCGTCGCTCAATCGCCTGTCTCGGCTTAGAAAGACCTTGGCCTCCAACTGA
- a CDS encoding quinone oxidoreductase, with product MTKAIVVNRTGGPEVLTVEDRPLASPGPGHVAVRQTAIGLNFIDTYQRSGLYPVPTPFVAGNEGAGVITALGEGVTDFKIGDRVAYQGQLGAYATERLLNASGLVTIPDGIEDRTAAAIMLKGLTAFYLLFKTWEVAKGQTILWHAAAGGTGLIATQWAKALGATVIGTAGSADKVAMALTHGCDHVINYNTEDFATRVRELTDGKGVDVVYDGVGKSTFEKSLDCLRPRGLMVSFGNASGVVSVPDITVLARKGSLYVTRPTSVHYFAKREELVEGARHLFEAVKSGAIKVEIGRTFPLDQAADAHRALEGRETTGSVILVP from the coding sequence ATGACCAAGGCTATTGTCGTCAACCGCACCGGCGGTCCTGAAGTTCTAACCGTCGAGGATCGGCCGCTGGCCAGTCCCGGCCCAGGACATGTCGCTGTGCGTCAGACGGCAATTGGCCTCAATTTCATCGACACCTATCAGCGCTCGGGCCTTTATCCGGTGCCGACCCCCTTCGTTGCCGGCAACGAAGGGGCAGGGGTGATCACCGCCCTGGGCGAGGGCGTGACCGACTTCAAGATTGGTGACCGTGTCGCCTATCAGGGCCAGCTCGGCGCCTACGCCACAGAACGGCTGCTAAACGCCAGCGGCCTTGTCACTATCCCCGACGGCATCGAGGACCGCACGGCTGCGGCCATCATGCTCAAGGGCCTGACGGCGTTCTATCTGCTGTTCAAGACCTGGGAAGTGGCCAAGGGCCAGACCATCCTGTGGCACGCCGCCGCTGGCGGTACCGGCCTGATCGCGACGCAGTGGGCCAAGGCCCTCGGCGCCACCGTGATTGGTACCGCAGGCAGCGCCGACAAGGTGGCCATGGCGCTAACGCATGGCTGCGATCACGTCATCAATTACAACACCGAAGATTTCGCTACCCGCGTTCGCGAACTGACCGACGGCAAGGGCGTCGATGTCGTCTATGACGGGGTCGGCAAGTCGACCTTTGAAAAGTCACTTGATTGCCTGCGCCCGCGCGGCCTGATGGTCAGCTTCGGCAATGCTTCGGGCGTTGTCAGCGTCCCGGACATCACCGTGCTGGCGCGCAAAGGCTCGCTTTACGTGACCCGGCCGACCAGCGTGCATTACTTTGCCAAGCGCGAAGAATTGGTCGAGGGTGCCAGGCACCTGTTCGAGGCGGTCAAATCCGGCGCCATCAAGGTGGAAATCGGTCGAACATTCCCGCTCGATCAGGCCGCAGACGCCCATCGCGCGCTCGAAGGCCGTGAAACCACCGGTTCGGTGATCCTCGTCCCGTAA
- a CDS encoding ABC transporter ATP-binding protein, with translation MSNRLTATALQCLDIGPIDLVVEGGQCLAVVGPSGSGKSLILRMIADLIPHQGECSLDGVLANAMPSPQWRKHVRYVSSEPGWWATTVAEHFADLATLVRCTTSLGLPTDLGSAAPERLSTGERQRVALLRAIEQRPQVLLLDEPTSALDTAGTLLVEALVRDLMASGMAIILVSHNPEQVARLASATLSLGQRP, from the coding sequence ATGAGCAATCGACTAACGGCTACCGCGCTACAATGCCTTGATATCGGGCCCATCGACCTCGTGGTCGAAGGCGGACAATGCCTGGCGGTTGTCGGGCCATCGGGTAGCGGCAAGAGCCTGATATTGCGCATGATTGCGGACCTGATCCCGCATCAGGGCGAGTGCAGCCTGGATGGCGTTTTGGCCAACGCAATGCCGTCCCCTCAATGGCGCAAGCATGTGCGTTATGTGTCCTCGGAGCCCGGCTGGTGGGCGACGACTGTGGCTGAACACTTCGCTGATCTCGCAACGCTCGTCCGATGTACGACCTCCCTTGGCCTGCCGACCGACCTAGGGAGCGCCGCACCGGAGCGCCTCTCGACTGGCGAGCGGCAGCGCGTTGCCCTGCTGCGCGCAATCGAGCAGCGGCCGCAGGTCTTGCTGCTCGACGAGCCGACCTCCGCGCTCGATACGGCTGGCACATTACTTGTGGAAGCACTGGTGCGCGACCTGATGGCGTCGGGAATGGCGATCATCCTTGTCTCCCACAACCCCGAGCAGGTCGCTCGGCTAGCCAGCGCTACCCTCTCGCTGGGGCAAAGGCCATGA
- a CDS encoding carboxyltransferase domain-containing protein yields the protein MAGSTQPRALPTPAIVPLGDSAIVVRFETSLTDAANKAAIAFAAALDSAGITGVLEVAPSLVSVLLRYDPITSSYAAIAGELRLLLSGPQVELPPPANWTIPVAFTGPDLDEVAALLGKSSDSFIEAHNASPLRALATGFAPGFVYLGLHPQELVVPRRQTVRTAVPAGSVLFAAGQTAITATEMPTGWHVIGHTDFSNFDPLRDPPTRLSAGDAVSFSVKP from the coding sequence ATGGCTGGTTCTACCCAACCAAGAGCACTGCCCACGCCGGCCATCGTTCCACTGGGCGATAGTGCTATCGTCGTGCGCTTTGAAACGAGTCTGACCGACGCTGCCAACAAGGCCGCGATAGCCTTTGCAGCGGCGCTTGATAGCGCCGGTATTACAGGCGTTTTGGAAGTGGCCCCGAGCCTCGTCTCTGTGTTGCTGCGCTATGATCCGATCACAAGCTCTTATGCTGCGATCGCGGGTGAACTGCGTCTGTTGCTTTCCGGGCCGCAGGTAGAACTACCTCCGCCCGCGAACTGGACGATACCTGTTGCGTTCACCGGCCCAGATCTTGACGAGGTTGCTGCATTGCTCGGCAAGAGTAGCGATAGTTTTATTGAGGCGCACAACGCTAGTCCGTTGCGGGCTCTGGCCACCGGTTTCGCACCGGGATTCGTCTACCTCGGCTTGCATCCGCAGGAGCTGGTTGTGCCACGGCGTCAAACCGTGCGGACAGCCGTTCCCGCCGGCAGCGTGTTGTTTGCGGCAGGGCAGACAGCTATCACCGCAACGGAAATGCCCACCGGCTGGCACGTGATCGGGCATACCGACTTCAGCAATTTCGATCCCCTGCGCGACCCGCCAACACGTTTGAGCGCAGGCGATGCGGTGTCTTTCTCGGTGAAACCATGA
- the fetB gene encoding iron export ABC transporter permease subunit FetB, whose amino-acid sequence MNSLIFSTTELLLASGLIVASAGLSLLLSLSIHRQLLISGVRMVVQLLLVGLVLRFIFESGSPWLTLALLIAMLTAASYEVGARQKWRLSGGWHFALSGVAVSTATILVAGFALSTLASTSDWTAPRVVIPIAGIVLGTAMSATSVALNALLDGISSARNGIEAQLALGRTRNEAMRPMLRKAIHAGTIPVINQMAGAGIITLPGIMSGQILAGQDPLTAAQSQIFLMFLLSGAAIASIVIAVWLAILRLTDDRHRLRLDRLKPHS is encoded by the coding sequence ATGAACAGCCTGATCTTCAGCACCACGGAACTGCTGCTGGCCAGCGGACTGATCGTTGCGAGCGCCGGGCTGTCGCTGCTGCTGAGCCTTAGTATCCATCGGCAGTTGCTGATTTCCGGCGTGCGCATGGTGGTCCAACTGCTGCTGGTGGGGCTGGTGCTGCGGTTCATCTTCGAGAGTGGTAGCCCGTGGCTGACACTGGCGCTGCTGATCGCCATGCTGACGGCCGCCTCTTATGAAGTTGGCGCGCGTCAGAAATGGCGGCTGAGCGGCGGCTGGCATTTTGCCCTCAGCGGGGTGGCAGTCAGCACGGCGACAATCCTTGTCGCAGGATTCGCGCTCTCGACGCTCGCATCAACGTCGGATTGGACGGCGCCACGCGTTGTTATTCCCATCGCGGGCATCGTGCTTGGCACCGCCATGAGTGCCACCAGCGTTGCGCTCAATGCCCTGCTCGATGGCATTTCATCGGCCCGCAACGGCATTGAGGCGCAACTGGCGCTGGGCCGCACCCGCAACGAGGCCATGCGGCCCATGTTGCGCAAGGCCATTCACGCTGGCACCATCCCGGTCATCAACCAGATGGCAGGCGCCGGCATCATCACCCTGCCCGGTATCATGAGCGGGCAAATCCTTGCCGGTCAGGATCCGCTGACCGCCGCACAGTCGCAGATTTTTCTGATGTTCCTGCTCAGCGGCGCGGCCATCGCCAGCATCGTCATCGCTGTCTGGCTGGCCATTCTCCGACTGACAGATGACCGTCACCGTCTACGGCTGGACCGCCTGAAGCCCCATTCGTGA